Within uncultured Methanoregula sp., the genomic segment TGTTGATGTCATTCTTGTTCCTCCTTGACGATCGCTGGTTGGGACAGCGGGATTATAAAGGCAGTGAAGTTGGAAATAAAAACGGGAATTTTTTTCCAGATAGGGATTTTTAAAACAGTAATACGTATGGAGATGGCCGGTACGCCAACGGTACTCCCCCCATCCGGTTTTACCGGCTGTTACCGGACAAACGTTATGCCGGGATAGATCTGGCCTCTTGCGCCATTGTTGACAATCCCGACACCGAACCTGTCCGTGATAACGCCGCGGAACTCTTTTTCATGGATAAGTTTCGGGAATCCTGATATATGGCTCCGGAAGTGACGGATCCATTCATTCCAGAGCAGCATGCACTGGACATCGCAGATCCTGTTCGGCTGCACATGGTTCTCCAGGAAATAATCGAAGACCTCGAGTTCGTGAACTTCCCCGGACCCGGCATCGAAGTCAGTCAACCGGAACTTTTCGCCAAACCTGTTCAGGACATCAAGATTTCCCGGGCTGGTGAATACTTGGGAGAGACCTTCTCCGGTGCTCACGGGCATTCCAGCGATCGTGCGGAACGTATCCGGCCGGGGGGTCCTGAATGCAATACCGGTTCCTGAACTTTTGGTTTTGGCATACATGGTGAATCTCTTACTCAAGCATGCGAAGAGCCGGTTTATAGGAGGTTACCTGAACATCAAAAAATGAAACATCTTTTATTCTGTTATGGGAATGGTTCCCGCCCGGAAGAAAAACCGGGATTTGGCCCGGAAACCTGCGCGGGCAGGACGCCCGTGTTCTCCACGGTACAGCAGTTACGGCACGAACCGGATGCCGGGGTAGACGGCCCCCCGGAAACCATCGGATGCAATCTCTACGCCGAACCTGTCCGTGATGACACTACGGAACTCTTTTTCACGGATCAGGATTGGAAAACCGGATACCCGGCGCCGGAAGCTCCGTACCCATTCATTCCAGAGCAGCATGCACTGCACATCCCAGGTCCTGTCCGGCTGCACGTGGCGCGCCAGGAAATCGTCGAAAACCTCGAGTTCGTGAGCTTCCTCGGGGCTGACTTCGATCCCGATCGATCTGAACCGCTCTCCCGGAAAACTCAGCATCCCGGGGCTTGCCCGGCCGATAAAAACCGGGGAGAGACGGTCTCCTGCGTACATGGGTTTTACGTCCTGGCGGAATTGTTCCGGCCGCGGTATCCCGACTGCGATGCAGGTTCCTGCATTGTCCGTAGTGAACATAGTCATTTCGCCAATATCGCATGTGAAGAAGGGTGTATATAGGAAGTTACCTGAAAACCAAAAAATGAAACATCATCTGAGATACATCATATGAGATAATTCCAGGACAATTTTCACGAAACAAATACCGGACCCGTCCCCTGGAATAACCCGGGAGCACAGACTGCAACCAGCCTTTTTAATTGCAAAAAATGGAAAATGAAGGAACTTTATTAGCCCTTGTCATTGCAGAGGGGTATGGCGGATTTGCACAGCCCGCCAGTTCTCACGTGTGGAAACAAAGCCACTATCACATCTACAACTTTAAGGGGGGTTTTGAAAAAGATCCCCTGCCCATATACCTCCTTTTGGCTGGATGGTGCCGGTAAATGGTATTGTTTAATCGCAATCCGTTGCGTGTTGTTTTTTAAGGAACCAAAAAAATCAGGTATAATATGATTTGATATTTTTGAGTATTTTATCCGTGAATAAAACAAGGCCGAATACGGATCCGAGAACAAAAAAGGTACTGATCAGGAATAACAGTTTCAGTAAATATACGGGAAAGAGGTGGGATGCCGTAAAAATATAGGCCATAAGACTCAGCACCAGTCCCGGGATGCAAAAATACAACACCGACCGGTTTATCCCGAACAACTCTTTGCTGTATATTGGAAAATTATGATTTTTTTCAGATTTCCGGGCTGCCTTTGCTTTCTGGTCAGGCTCATTTTCAAAAAATGCAGCGGTCATGGCAATTACCACAAATATGACGGACAAAAAAACCGTTGTGACCGTGATATACATTGAATAAATCGTATTCAGTGTTGAATACAGGTCTGCCTCCTGGTACACAAGAAACAAAACAAAAAAAAGGTAGGCGAGAAATGAAGGAATCACGTAAAAACAGATCTCGTAATCATAGTGCCCGTAGGTATTTTCCATGATAAAATCTGCCATTATGAACGATATAAATATTAGTATCCTTTTTTGTATATCGGCAGTTTCGTTATGAACATTCCTGCGGACGGGAAATTTCACCCGGAATAGTCCGGGAAGAAAAAAGGGAAAAAAAGGTTACGCTTTTTGTTCCAGATCCATCTCGATACCGCCAATCGCACCGAGCACGATGTTGTACACGTACGCGACGATGGCACCGCTGATGAACCCGAAGATGCCGCCAAGGATGATCATCATGACAAGGCCGACAATCCCAACCCCGATCCCGAGGGCCTGGGAGCCCATTGCCGAAGCAGCGCCGCCGAATCCCAGCAGGAGGCAGAGCCCCATGATCAGTCCCCAGAGAAGACCGATGACTGCCGAGAATTTTGCTACACTCAGTACGCCGAACTGTTTTATCATATATGCTGTTGCTGCCATAACGACTGGAACCTCCTGGAAGGTAGAGTGGGAAATAGTGTGCGAAGCGTGATTAACCCTATGGTTTTGTTCCGGGAGAGATACGCAAATTGCGGCAGAAGGGCCCGGATGAATTTTTTAATTGTTACTGTCAGGCTATCTCCCATGGCCCTGCCGGGACCGTTTGTTTTTAACGTCAGGACTGCCAAGATCATGCCGGTGAATCCAGATGGATAAAGTCACAATCGGCCCGATGCCGTACATGAGCGTCATGCCCACCCTGCTCGTGGGTACGAACGTGAAGGGAAAGCCAAACTACATGACCGCCGCCTGGGCCACGACCGCCTGCATGGCGCCGCCGATGGTCTGCGTTGCACTCAACAAGGCCCGGTACACCGTGAAAGGAATCGAAGAGAACAAAACGTTCAGCCTGAATGTTCCTTCAAGAGATTACGTGGTCGGGACCGACCATTGCGGTCTCGTTTCCGGTGCACAGGAAGACAAGTCCGGAGTCTTCACTTCATTCTACGGAAAACTCAAAACCGCTCCCATGGCAAAGGAATGCCCGGTCACCATTGAATGCAAACTGTTCAAATCCGTGGACTGCGGGAGCCACCAGCTGTATATCGGCGAAATCGTGGAGGTCCATGCTGACAAGTCGTGCCTGACGGATGGCAAACCGGATGTCACAAAGTTCCACCCGATTGTCTATGCCCAGGCAACCTACTGGGAGTTCGGGAAGCCGATCGACAAAGCCTTCTCGGCCGGCAAGAAGTACCAGAAACCGTAAGAACCGGATATTTCCGGTAAAATTTCCTCTTTTTAAAAAAATGCGCCCATCTCTGGATCTGCGGTCTTCCTTTCCGGAAAAATCGTGTCACTGTAACGATTCAGTATATAAATATTTTTTTTTTGATCTGTCATCGTGTCAGTCTTTTTTTAGGATATCAAACACGGTTTCTCAATAGAAGCGGTAAAATCCCGGAATAAATCGAAGTCCATAAATAGAATATTCATTTTATTATAATGGCTGGTGCACAATTAAACCCGCCATATTTCAGGTCATCATAGTCACAAAAACAACATGCAGACAGGACTTTTTTTATGTATTCGATTCTCTACGTGGATGATGACGAAGTTCTCCTGAAGCTCAACAAGCTCTATCTGGAAAAGAACGGCGAGTTTACGGTAGACATTGTTCCCTCCGCCCAAATGGCTCTGGAAAAAATCCAGATCATTTCGTACGATGCAGTACTCTCCGATTACCAGATGCCGGGGATGGACGGTATCGAACTGTTAAAGGAAGTACGGGCCCGGTTTGGATGCATCCCGTTCCTGCTCTTTACCGGGAAAGGCCGGGAAGAGATCGTCATTGAGGCGCTGAACAACGGCGCTGATTTCTATATCCAGAAAGGCCCTGACTTAAAAGGTATGATTGCCGAGCTCAAACATAAGCTCTCTATCTCCATTGAACGGCGGAGAACCGAAGATGCCCTGCAGAAGTCCCGCCAGCAGCTCACCGATATCATCAATTTCCTGCCCGATGCCACCTTCGTCATCGATGTCCAGGGAAGCGTAATAGCCTGGAACCATGCGATAGAAAAAATGACCGGCATTATGAGGGCGGATATCCTGGGAAAGGGAGATTACGAATACGCGATTCCTTTTTTTGGCGAGAGAAAACCGGTCCTTATCGATGCTGTCATGCGGGGTCCTTACCTGGGGGAAATGCCCCACTCCAATCTCAGGAACGAGGATAATAAAATTACTTCCGACCTCTTCTCTCCCCATATCTACGGGGGCAGGGGCGCCCATCTTCTCGTCAGCGCCGGTCCCCTGTACGACCCGGAGGGGAATATTGTCGGGGCCATCCAGACCATCAGGGATATCACGGATGTCCATAATATCAAACGTGACCTGGGAATTACACGGGAAAAGAACCTGGGGCTCACCAATATACTCCCGATCGCAGTTATCGAATTGAATCTCTCCTGCAAAGTCACTTTTGCCAATCATCATGCCTATGAGTTGTTCGGGGTAACAAAGAACGGTTCCACATTAGAAATTTCCGTTCTTGATTATATTGCTCCGCAGGAACGCGATCGTCTCATTACGGATATCAAAAATGCCCTGGATGGGAGAAAGAGTACCGGGAGCGAGTATATTCTTGTAAAAAATGACGGGAGCACATTCC encodes:
- a CDS encoding PAS domain S-box protein, which gives rise to MYSILYVDDDEVLLKLNKLYLEKNGEFTVDIVPSAQMALEKIQIISYDAVLSDYQMPGMDGIELLKEVRARFGCIPFLLFTGKGREEIVIEALNNGADFYIQKGPDLKGMIAELKHKLSISIERRRTEDALQKSRQQLTDIINFLPDATFVIDVQGSVIAWNHAIEKMTGIMRADILGKGDYEYAIPFFGERKPVLIDAVMRGPYLGEMPHSNLRNEDNKITSDLFSPHIYGGRGAHLLVSAGPLYDPEGNIVGAIQTIRDITDVHNIKRDLGITREKNLGLTNILPIAVIELNLSCKVTFANHHAYELFGVTKNGSTLEISVLDYIAPQERDRLITDIKNALDGRKSTGSEYILVKNDGSTFPAMIYGERIVDPETNEPVGLRGIIIDLTLRKKEALALRKCQGRLRLALEAGHIGIWDVDIQNMQVHDISRWINGMLGYDLDHDVLSIENVIPFIHPLDMPGIILAFRDYSNGKVPLFECGFRVKRHDGIWIQVVVRGQMIEQDSNGQPLWITGIVHALNAASGALTDPDENSPLPAIPAKQYNNP
- a CDS encoding flavin reductase family protein, coding for MDKVTIGPMPYMSVMPTLLVGTNVKGKPNYMTAAWATTACMAPPMVCVALNKARYTVKGIEENKTFSLNVPSRDYVVGTDHCGLVSGAQEDKSGVFTSFYGKLKTAPMAKECPVTIECKLFKSVDCGSHQLYIGEIVEVHADKSCLTDGKPDVTKFHPIVYAQATYWEFGKPIDKAFSAGKKYQKP